Proteins encoded by one window of uncultured Draconibacterium sp.:
- a CDS encoding SusC/RagA family TonB-linked outer membrane protein — MKKILIHGRGMPSFWRKSLMLMKLTILFFMIGLMHVSASVYSQSTKLTLEMRNKKVVDVLDEIENQSEFRFAYSPELIDVNRKVSVALSQKNIEETLDVLFDGTSVTYVLHDRHIMLFPDEMNGDKSVADQQNAVSGKVSDENGMPLPGATVFVKGTTNGTVTNQDGEYFLSEVKAENTIVFSFVGMLSQEIVVGTQKQINVEMVADAIGIEEVIAVGYGSLQKKELTSAVTSISSKDLLQGSFNSPVQMLDGKVAGVSISNVASADPNRSADIQVRGASSIDAGNGPLIIIDGMPGGDLRNIAQQDIESMTVLKDGAAAAIYGSRAANGVILVKTKQGKSGDVIVTYDSYIDHDVVAKKPDILSPEEFLSHEIDVDRGARTDWYDELINKDNFGQNHFISAAGGTDNTIFRVSVNYRDKSAIDIASQRQETGLRASFKQIALDGFLELSGNLSYKDADEDYTNYGVFQQAVKLNPTIPVYDENEPGGYYRMYGYATYNPVQELNERINRADQEYSIIDLNVKLNLLPNLTTELKLARQKHDKLGQEYYFSTSKESIDNNRTGRARQQNEKWEDNTLEWIANYYTTIDKHNIKLMGGYSYQEFNNTGFWAENMDFPSDAFLYNNLDAGQWNLEEGRLGMDSWKSREKTIAFFGRANYNYDDVLLFMGSVRYEGNTKFGAENKWGMFPSASAAWRLSKMSWLEDANFVDDLKVRLSYGETGRSGFGRYASLARYTGYGKWQNDEGEWIQVYGPANNPNPDLRWEKQLSYNLGVDFTLFDNTLSGSLDGFIRKGKDVISNYDAPVPPFLHDQIFTNVASTSSKGIEAVLTWNAVSNADFSYRTNVTASYIKSQLDKFSNGTFNKGYMDRYHLPSPGNPGPAQRLEDDTEIGSFYGYKYAGVNEDGKIMIWRDGEVGTEKVIASEEGKETDKTYIGHGAPRIQLGWSNSFTYKNFDMMLHFTGRFDYQILNTYQMYYGLVAEPGVNLLKDAYGRNAEITSGKVVCDYFLENGDYLKLDNLTIGWSPKIFNKYIRSFRVYGTVKNVFTLTGFSGLDPTSVGSSGLEPGILSLDVYPVTRNYTLGVQVSF, encoded by the coding sequence ATGAAAAAAATCCTAATCCATGGAAGAGGAATGCCTTCCTTTTGGAGAAAGAGCTTAATGCTTATGAAACTAACTATTCTGTTTTTCATGATTGGTTTAATGCATGTTAGTGCAAGTGTTTACAGCCAATCAACAAAACTTACGCTTGAAATGCGTAACAAAAAAGTGGTGGACGTTCTCGATGAGATTGAAAATCAGTCGGAATTTCGTTTCGCCTACAGTCCCGAACTAATCGATGTAAATCGAAAAGTCTCTGTAGCACTGAGTCAGAAGAACATTGAAGAAACACTTGATGTTCTGTTTGACGGTACATCTGTTACTTATGTCCTTCACGACAGGCACATTATGTTGTTTCCTGATGAAATGAATGGAGACAAATCTGTTGCCGATCAGCAAAATGCTGTTTCGGGTAAAGTAAGCGATGAGAACGGAATGCCGTTACCAGGGGCAACAGTCTTTGTTAAAGGCACAACCAATGGTACAGTAACTAACCAGGATGGAGAATATTTCCTTAGTGAAGTAAAAGCTGAGAATACTATTGTATTTTCTTTTGTGGGAATGCTTTCGCAAGAGATTGTGGTAGGTACGCAAAAGCAGATAAATGTGGAAATGGTAGCCGACGCAATCGGTATCGAAGAAGTTATTGCTGTTGGTTATGGTTCGTTGCAGAAAAAAGAATTGACCAGTGCTGTAACAAGTATTTCAAGTAAAGACCTGTTACAAGGTTCTTTTAACAGCCCTGTACAAATGCTTGACGGAAAAGTAGCAGGTGTTTCTATTTCGAATGTTGCTTCAGCCGATCCAAACCGTAGCGCCGATATCCAGGTGCGTGGTGCTTCTTCTATTGATGCAGGAAACGGCCCGCTTATCATTATTGATGGTATGCCTGGTGGAGACCTGAGAAACATTGCTCAGCAAGACATCGAGTCGATGACCGTACTTAAAGATGGTGCGGCAGCTGCAATTTATGGTTCGCGTGCAGCAAACGGTGTAATCCTTGTAAAAACAAAACAAGGAAAATCGGGTGATGTAATTGTTACTTACGACAGTTATATCGATCATGATGTGGTTGCTAAAAAACCGGACATCCTATCTCCAGAAGAATTTTTATCGCATGAAATTGATGTTGACCGTGGAGCACGTACCGACTGGTACGATGAGCTGATCAACAAAGACAACTTTGGTCAGAACCATTTTATTTCGGCAGCCGGTGGTACCGATAATACCATTTTCCGTGTTTCGGTAAATTACCGCGACAAGTCGGCTATCGATATTGCATCGCAACGACAAGAAACAGGTTTACGTGCCAGTTTCAAACAGATTGCTCTTGACGGCTTTCTTGAGCTTTCAGGTAATCTATCGTACAAAGATGCTGACGAAGATTATACCAACTATGGTGTATTTCAGCAAGCAGTAAAATTGAATCCTACAATTCCGGTTTACGACGAGAATGAACCAGGAGGGTATTACAGAATGTATGGTTATGCCACATACAATCCGGTACAGGAATTGAATGAACGAATTAACAGAGCTGATCAGGAGTATTCGATAATTGACTTAAACGTGAAGCTTAATCTGTTACCTAATTTAACTACCGAGTTAAAACTGGCTCGCCAAAAACACGATAAATTAGGACAGGAATATTACTTCTCAACATCAAAAGAGTCGATCGACAACAACCGTACAGGACGTGCGCGTCAGCAGAACGAAAAGTGGGAAGACAATACCCTGGAATGGATTGCTAACTATTACACCACAATCGACAAGCACAACATTAAATTAATGGGTGGATATTCGTACCAGGAATTCAATAACACCGGATTCTGGGCAGAAAATATGGATTTCCCATCGGATGCATTTTTGTACAATAACCTTGATGCAGGTCAGTGGAACCTCGAAGAAGGTCGTTTAGGTATGGACTCGTGGAAATCACGAGAAAAAACAATTGCTTTCTTTGGTCGTGCCAACTACAATTACGACGATGTTCTGTTGTTTATGGGATCGGTACGTTACGAAGGTAACACTAAGTTTGGTGCAGAAAATAAATGGGGTATGTTCCCATCGGCTTCTGCGGCATGGCGTTTATCAAAAATGTCGTGGTTAGAAGATGCCAACTTTGTTGATGACCTGAAGGTTCGTTTATCGTATGGTGAAACCGGTCGTTCAGGATTTGGTCGCTATGCTTCACTGGCTCGTTACACTGGCTACGGAAAATGGCAAAACGACGAAGGTGAATGGATTCAGGTTTACGGCCCCGCCAATAACCCTAATCCTGATTTAAGATGGGAAAAACAATTGTCGTATAACCTTGGAGTTGACTTTACATTATTCGACAATACATTGTCAGGAAGTTTAGACGGCTTTATTCGTAAAGGTAAAGATGTAATTTCAAACTACGATGCACCGGTACCACCGTTCCTGCACGACCAGATCTTTACCAATGTTGCTTCTACAAGCTCAAAAGGTATTGAAGCCGTATTAACATGGAATGCGGTTAGTAATGCGGATTTCAGCTATAGAACAAACGTTACAGCTTCTTATATTAAGTCGCAGCTCGATAAATTCTCTAACGGAACATTTAACAAAGGTTATATGGATCGTTATCATTTGCCTTCTCCTGGTAACCCAGGGCCTGCACAACGTCTCGAGGATGACACTGAAATAGGTAGTTTCTACGGCTATAAATATGCCGGTGTTAACGAAGACGGAAAAATTATGATCTGGAGAGACGGAGAAGTTGGGACAGAAAAAGTAATTGCTTCTGAAGAAGGTAAAGAAACCGATAAAACTTACATCGGACACGGAGCACCTCGTATACAGTTAGGTTGGAGTAACTCGTTTACTTACAAGAATTTTGATATGATGTTGCACTTTACAGGACGCTTCGATTATCAAATCCTGAATACTTATCAAATGTATTATGGTTTGGTTGCTGAGCCCGGAGTAAACCTGTTGAAAGATGCTTATGGCAGAAATGCAGAAATTACATCTGGTAAGGTAGTTTGTGACTATTTCCTTGAAAATGGTGATTACCTGAAACTGGACAACCTGACTATTGGTTGGTCGCCTAAAATCTTTAACAAATACATCCGCAGTTTCAGGGTGTACGGAACTGTGAAAAACGTATTCACGCTAACCGGATTCTCAGGACTGGATCCAACATCAGTGGGCAGTTCAGGACTGGAACCGGGTATTCTTAGTCTCGACGTATATCCTGTAACAAGAAACTACACACTTGGCGTTCAGGTATCGTTTTAA
- a CDS encoding FecR domain-containing protein produces the protein MLQKSFKRWQYSDKVNQLVRIAAIFFFVISLAGGAYFVTDFHKQKNDWYTQVEAENGQISKVKLPDGSLVWLNSGSTLAYNNRFAASNREVRLEGEAYFDVQKDEDLSFVVNSGKIHVKVHGTQFNVSAYPGSESIDVVLESGKVQLLSPDVTSFQYFLSPGERASFVKTTNKLNISKVNTVKYTSWKNGILNIYNQPLAEVVKRLEKRYNQQFEYAEELTDFHFTFTIKNESLDEIIHIMEKIAPIETHQQKNVIVFKLNQNKIRELSR, from the coding sequence ATGTTACAAAAAAGTTTCAAAAGATGGCAGTATTCAGATAAGGTGAACCAGTTGGTTCGGATTGCAGCCATCTTCTTTTTTGTAATCAGTTTAGCAGGAGGTGCTTATTTTGTTACAGATTTTCATAAACAGAAAAACGATTGGTACACCCAGGTAGAAGCCGAAAACGGGCAGATATCGAAAGTTAAACTACCGGATGGTTCTTTGGTTTGGTTAAACTCCGGATCAACCTTGGCTTATAACAACCGTTTTGCAGCCAGTAATCGCGAAGTTCGGCTCGAAGGTGAAGCTTATTTCGATGTGCAGAAAGATGAAGACCTTTCCTTTGTGGTTAACAGCGGAAAGATACATGTGAAGGTGCATGGCACACAGTTTAATGTGTCTGCTTATCCCGGATCGGAAAGCATTGACGTTGTATTGGAGTCAGGAAAAGTTCAACTTCTGAGTCCTGATGTAACGTCATTTCAGTATTTCCTGAGTCCCGGAGAAAGAGCGTCATTTGTTAAAACAACTAATAAACTAAACATCAGTAAAGTAAATACGGTGAAATATACATCGTGGAAAAACGGTATCCTGAATATTTATAACCAGCCGCTTGCAGAGGTTGTTAAACGACTTGAAAAACGTTATAACCAGCAATTTGAATACGCGGAAGAGCTAACGGATTTCCATTTTACGTTTACGATTAAAAACGAATCGCTTGATGAAATAATTCACATTATGGAAAAAATTGCACCAATCGAAACGCATCAACAAAAAAATGTAATTGTATTCAAACTTAACCAAAATAAAATTAGAGAATTGTCGAGGTAA
- a CDS encoding RNA polymerase sigma factor gives MFDIQTNINLKKGNPSAFKDLFRLLYPRLKGYCKLFISDDNRVEDLIQETFIALWERRESIKTDQSVESYLFVILRNNCLNFLRKEKLENTTFSIDMEEVSELQYLYQIDFLGKEEKSLEEQLVESFQEAVEELPDKMKQVFKLCKIDGRKQKEVADEIGISLKMVEKHIAKAKEQIREKLIKQYPTLLVLIIMLLD, from the coding sequence ATGTTCGATATTCAAACCAACATAAACCTAAAAAAAGGGAATCCGTCTGCCTTTAAAGACCTATTCCGGTTGCTTTATCCTCGCCTAAAAGGATATTGCAAGCTGTTTATTTCTGATGACAATAGAGTTGAAGATTTAATACAGGAAACCTTTATCGCGCTGTGGGAAAGGCGCGAATCCATAAAAACTGATCAATCGGTTGAAAGTTACCTTTTTGTAATTCTGCGTAATAATTGCCTTAATTTTCTGCGAAAGGAGAAACTGGAAAACACTACTTTCTCCATCGATATGGAAGAAGTGAGTGAGCTTCAGTATTTGTACCAGATTGATTTTCTGGGTAAAGAAGAAAAGAGCCTGGAAGAGCAACTTGTTGAATCATTTCAGGAGGCAGTTGAAGAGTTACCTGATAAAATGAAACAGGTATTTAAACTTTGTAAGATTGACGGGCGAAAACAAAAAGAGGTGGCTGACGAAATTGGTATTAGCCTGAAAATGGTTGAGAAGCATATTGCTAAGGCCAAAGAACAGATCAGGGAGAAATTGATCAAACAATATCCAACACTGCTAGTCCTTATCATCATGTTGTTGGATTGA